A genomic stretch from Rhodomicrobium vannielii ATCC 17100 includes:
- a CDS encoding type I restriction endonuclease subunit R, whose protein sequence is MSPADLSSSLSGALASEGELVEGSALELFEGLGWEVQNLFKEVLGPTSPTGRLSPRTVYLPARLRAALQRLNPALPPKALAQAEDELTADRSAMSAVAANREVYRLLRDGVAVQVAQEDGSLKPERVQLIDWVNVDANDFCLASQIWIASESYTRRPDAVGYVNGIPVLLCEWKAPTAPVQEAYDANLRDYRDTIPRLFDANGFTLLSNGIETLMGPSHAAFEGFAPWKKLEEDGPDRPDLETMLRATCAPGRFLDLLENFVLFEEGREGLRKLTAKYHQVLGVNRAIEAVKKIADNQGRLGVFWHTQGSGKSFSMVMFAEKVLRRLGGNWTFVVVTDRQELDDQIAQTFAATGALTKQIRDAQAQSRVHLRELLAGQERYVFTLIHKFSTESFEQMPVLSERKDIIVITDEAHRSQYDQLATNMRRALPNAAFIGFTGTPLIAGEEERTRDVFGEYVSVYNFAQSAADGATVPLYYENRKPELQIASDALRDDLTALLDEVSLNEEQEKKLHREFGRQYHLITRDDRLDEIAADLVRHLSARGYLGKAMFVAIDKATAVRMYDKVRVQWAALIAEKEQRLAATPDEAKAALAARLDWMKSLDMAVVVSQGQNEIADLKAKGLDIVPHRKRMQEEDLETRFKNPDDPLRLVFVCAMWITGFDVPTCSTIYLDKPMKNHTLMQTIARANRRAPGKAAGVVVDYVGVFQNLKKALAIYAASQGGDSPIKNKDGLVEELVAALASARCFCDEIGVDLDAIPAANKLSRLKLIGDAVETLIAPDERRREFMRRAGGAVRSYKALLPDDKASAYFKQVATLHVLAEALRAKLGPVDLSAVAARIEALLDERIEGIAISAPIIEGDECGGRIDLSDIDFNKLGWLFNQKPKTTAEKLRSSVEKKAAEMAAQNPSRVHFVEKLEKLVDAYNLGTLDVEAFFDALKKLIARMEEEERRAVAEGLTEDELAIFDLLTRPEPKLTKAQEDEVKKVARELFAKLKGLRVEFWRQNQQTRAAVHSEIRFTLDDLPQEPYPETLWEEKVEAVWQYVYHRNGNQSGDVRL, encoded by the coding sequence ATGTCTCCCGCCGACCTCTCAAGCTCACTTTCAGGCGCGCTTGCGAGCGAGGGTGAGCTTGTCGAGGGAAGCGCCCTTGAGCTTTTCGAGGGTCTAGGCTGGGAGGTTCAAAACCTCTTCAAGGAGGTGTTGGGGCCAACAAGCCCGACAGGCCGTCTATCGCCTCGGACTGTCTATCTGCCAGCGCGGCTGCGGGCTGCGCTCCAGCGGCTTAATCCCGCGTTGCCGCCAAAGGCGCTTGCGCAGGCCGAAGACGAACTGACGGCCGACCGTTCCGCCATGTCGGCGGTGGCAGCCAACCGCGAGGTTTATCGGCTTCTGCGGGACGGCGTGGCCGTACAGGTGGCACAGGAGGACGGCTCGCTGAAGCCTGAGCGCGTCCAACTCATCGACTGGGTGAATGTCGACGCCAACGACTTCTGCCTTGCCTCGCAAATCTGGATCGCAAGCGAGAGCTACACGAGGCGCCCGGATGCCGTTGGATACGTCAACGGCATTCCCGTCCTCCTGTGTGAATGGAAGGCGCCCACGGCGCCTGTGCAGGAAGCCTACGACGCCAACCTGCGCGACTACCGGGATACGATCCCGAGGCTCTTCGACGCGAACGGTTTCACGCTGCTATCCAACGGGATCGAAACGCTCATGGGGCCGTCCCACGCGGCGTTCGAGGGTTTCGCGCCATGGAAGAAGTTAGAAGAAGACGGCCCGGACCGGCCGGACCTCGAAACCATGCTGCGCGCAACATGCGCGCCGGGGCGCTTCCTCGACCTCTTGGAAAACTTCGTGCTTTTCGAGGAAGGGCGCGAAGGGCTGCGGAAGCTGACGGCGAAATACCATCAGGTGCTCGGCGTCAATCGCGCTATCGAGGCGGTGAAGAAGATCGCCGACAATCAGGGGCGCCTCGGCGTCTTCTGGCACACGCAGGGCAGCGGCAAAAGCTTCTCAATGGTGATGTTCGCCGAGAAGGTCTTGCGGCGCCTCGGCGGCAACTGGACGTTCGTCGTCGTCACCGACAGGCAGGAGCTTGACGACCAAATCGCGCAGACGTTCGCCGCCACGGGGGCGCTGACGAAGCAGATAAGAGACGCGCAGGCGCAAAGCCGGGTGCACCTGCGAGAGCTTCTCGCGGGGCAAGAACGCTACGTCTTCACGCTCATTCATAAGTTTTCGACTGAGAGCTTCGAGCAGATGCCGGTGCTTTCCGAACGGAAGGACATCATCGTCATCACGGACGAGGCACACCGCAGCCAATACGATCAGCTCGCGACGAACATGCGCCGCGCATTGCCGAACGCTGCTTTCATCGGCTTCACGGGAACGCCGCTGATCGCTGGCGAAGAAGAGCGAACCCGCGATGTCTTCGGCGAATATGTTTCCGTCTACAACTTCGCGCAGTCGGCAGCCGACGGTGCGACGGTCCCCCTCTATTACGAAAACCGGAAACCGGAGTTGCAGATCGCTTCGGACGCACTGCGGGACGATCTGACAGCCCTTCTCGACGAAGTGTCTCTGAACGAGGAGCAGGAAAAGAAGCTTCACCGCGAGTTCGGGCGCCAGTATCACCTGATTACGCGCGACGACCGGCTCGACGAGATCGCGGCCGACCTTGTCCGTCATCTCTCAGCGCGAGGCTACCTCGGGAAAGCAATGTTCGTGGCCATCGACAAGGCCACCGCTGTCCGCATGTACGACAAGGTTCGGGTCCAGTGGGCAGCGCTGATTGCGGAAAAGGAGCAGCGCCTCGCGGCCACTCCGGACGAGGCCAAGGCCGCCTTGGCTGCCCGCCTCGACTGGATGAAGAGCCTCGATATGGCGGTCGTTGTCAGCCAAGGGCAGAATGAGATCGCCGACCTGAAGGCCAAGGGCCTCGACATCGTTCCCCATCGGAAGCGGATGCAGGAGGAAGACCTCGAAACGCGCTTCAAGAACCCGGACGATCCGCTCCGCCTTGTCTTTGTTTGCGCGATGTGGATCACCGGCTTCGACGTGCCGACATGCAGCACGATTTACCTCGATAAGCCGATGAAGAACCACACGCTTATGCAGACCATAGCGCGGGCGAACCGACGCGCGCCGGGAAAGGCCGCTGGCGTGGTCGTGGATTACGTTGGCGTCTTCCAGAACCTGAAAAAGGCGCTCGCGATCTATGCCGCCTCTCAGGGCGGTGACAGCCCGATCAAGAACAAGGACGGGCTTGTCGAGGAGCTGGTGGCAGCGCTCGCGTCGGCACGGTGCTTCTGCGATGAGATAGGCGTGGACCTAGACGCCATCCCAGCCGCAAACAAGCTTTCCCGCCTGAAGCTGATAGGTGACGCCGTGGAAACCCTTATCGCCCCGGACGAGCGGCGCCGGGAGTTCATGCGTCGCGCAGGAGGCGCGGTTCGCTCCTACAAGGCTTTGCTCCCCGACGACAAGGCGTCGGCGTACTTCAAACAGGTTGCGACGCTGCATGTGCTTGCTGAGGCTTTGCGGGCCAAGCTTGGTCCCGTGGACCTCTCGGCGGTCGCCGCAAGGATCGAAGCGCTCCTGGACGAACGGATCGAAGGTATCGCCATCAGCGCCCCGATCATCGAGGGCGACGAATGCGGCGGTCGCATTGACCTTTCCGATATCGACTTCAATAAGCTCGGCTGGCTGTTCAATCAGAAGCCCAAGACGACGGCGGAGAAACTCCGGTCATCTGTCGAAAAGAAGGCTGCGGAGATGGCAGCTCAAAATCCGTCTCGCGTCCATTTCGTGGAGAAGCTCGAAAAGCTCGTCGACGCCTATAACCTCGGGACGCTCGACGTCGAAGCCTTCTTCGACGCGCTAAAGAAGCTGATCGCGCGAATGGAGGAGGAAGAGCGCCGCGCCGTTGCCGAGGGCCTGACCGAAGACGAACTAGCAATTTTCGACCTCCTGACCCGCCCGGAGCCAAAGCTTACGAAGGCTCAGGAAGACGAGGTTAAGAAAGTGGCGCGGGAGTTGTTCGCAAAGCTGAAGGGGCTTCGGGTTGAGTTCTGGCGACAAAACCAGCAGACGAGGGCGGCCGTCCATTCCGAAATTCGCTTTACACTAGATGATTTACCGCAAGAGCCCTACCCGGAGACGTTATGGGAGGAAAAAGTCGAGGCTGTCTGGCAATACGTCTATCATAGGAACGGAAACCAATCCGGCGACGTTCGGCTGTAG
- a CDS encoding restriction endonuclease subunit S: MKSGWPFVRLGEVCEVTPGYAFKSQDWSHAGIPVVKIKNIAGDGTVDLNDVDCIPPTLFSRKLGRFELRDGDIIIAMTGATAGKAGRVRTSRSILLNQRVARLRPNDVDAAFFWALVGSKDYERIFFRLADGAAQPNMSSSQIEGVLIPCPPITVQRRIGSILRAYDDLIEVNRRRIAVLEEMARRLFEEWFVHFRFPGYQADIPRGRLPSGWIWSTLGELASEVRDAVLPSDVSPDTPYVGLEHLPRRSTTLGEWGNVDEVTSTKLKFRPGDILFGKIRPYFHKVVWAPCDGISSSDAIVIRARSDDLTAIVLSVASSDAFVAHAVQTSNGTKMPRANWPVLVKYPVPLPPLELREKFSDYVLNGVQLAATLQAANRRLVASRDLLLPRLISGELSVTAAERELERAA; the protein is encoded by the coding sequence ATGAAGAGCGGCTGGCCATTCGTTCGCCTGGGTGAAGTCTGTGAAGTGACGCCTGGCTATGCTTTTAAAAGTCAGGATTGGTCCCATGCGGGCATTCCCGTTGTAAAAATTAAGAATATAGCTGGCGATGGGACCGTAGACCTAAACGATGTCGACTGCATACCTCCAACACTCTTTTCTAGGAAACTCGGGCGTTTCGAGCTGAGAGATGGCGATATAATTATTGCTATGACGGGAGCGACCGCAGGAAAAGCTGGGAGGGTAAGGACTTCACGTTCAATTCTTCTTAATCAACGAGTTGCAAGACTAAGACCAAATGACGTTGATGCTGCATTCTTCTGGGCATTAGTTGGAAGCAAGGACTACGAACGTATTTTTTTTAGATTAGCAGACGGTGCCGCTCAGCCGAATATGAGCAGTAGTCAGATAGAAGGAGTTTTGATCCCGTGCCCACCTATTACCGTGCAACGTCGGATTGGTTCAATTCTACGCGCGTATGACGACCTGATCGAGGTGAACCGGCGACGCATCGCGGTGCTGGAGGAGATGGCGCGGCGGCTGTTCGAGGAGTGGTTCGTCCACTTCCGCTTCCCTGGATATCAGGCCGATATCCCTCGTGGGCGCCTGCCGTCAGGTTGGATTTGGAGCACCTTAGGCGAGCTTGCGTCTGAAGTGCGTGATGCCGTGCTGCCGTCGGATGTAAGTCCCGATACCCCGTACGTTGGGCTTGAGCATCTGCCTCGAAGGTCCACGACCTTGGGTGAATGGGGAAACGTCGATGAAGTGACTAGCACCAAACTCAAATTTCGACCCGGAGACATCCTCTTCGGAAAAATAAGGCCGTATTTCCATAAGGTAGTATGGGCGCCCTGTGATGGAATTAGCTCGTCGGACGCTATTGTAATACGAGCGCGTTCAGATGACCTCACTGCCATTGTGCTTTCAGTCGCATCAAGTGATGCTTTCGTTGCACACGCCGTGCAGACCTCGAATGGAACCAAGATGCCGAGGGCCAATTGGCCTGTTCTGGTGAAATACCCCGTTCCCTTGCCGCCTCTTGAGCTGCGCGAGAAGTTCAGTGACTATGTGCTGAACGGTGTGCAGTTGGCCGCGACGCTGCAGGCCGCCAATCGGCGGCTAGTTGCTTCCCGCGACCTCCTTCTCCCACGCCTGATCTCTGGTGAACTTTCGGTCACCGCAGCCGAACGCGAATTGGAGCGCGCCGCCTGA
- a CDS encoding type I restriction-modification system subunit M gives MATDLNELSKTLFAAADKLWTNSALRPDQYAQPVLALIALRQMEAKFETVHAQLAPKFTGRLKPKPADYQARGAVFLPPEARFSRLLALPGTADLGAELNEAMKGIADANPDLASALPRGYGNIPNDTLREILRLLAPLKIEGDAYGLIFEYFMGEFASSFMQKGGEYFTPASIVKLIVEVIEPFHGAILDPACGSGGMFVHSAEFVRRHHKAPASEIAVFGVEKMSDTLRLCRMNLAVHGLSGDIREANSYYDDPHKLIGKFDFVMANPPFNQPEVDQKRLVNDAGKVDARFPLGLPSVNNANYLWINQFFAALNATGRAGFVMANSASDAGGSEREIRRKLIDSGAVDCIVAVGPNMFYTVTLPVTLWFLDKGKATGKRADEVLFIDARHLFRQETRAHRVFDPEHIDFLGNIVRLWRGKDIQVGPSAALIKEAFPQTQYRDVPGLCRVATRKEIEAEGWSLSPGRYVGLAPGQKQDDHEFREKWHTLRDELEKLNAEAERLQAIINKRTLELMNV, from the coding sequence ATGGCCACCGACCTGAACGAACTCTCGAAGACCCTTTTTGCCGCCGCCGACAAACTTTGGACGAACAGCGCGCTCCGGCCGGACCAGTATGCGCAGCCGGTCCTCGCTCTTATCGCCTTGCGGCAGATGGAGGCCAAATTCGAGACGGTCCACGCGCAACTGGCGCCGAAATTCACCGGCCGCCTGAAGCCGAAGCCCGCCGACTACCAAGCGCGCGGCGCCGTTTTCCTGCCACCCGAGGCGCGTTTCTCGCGCCTCCTCGCGTTGCCGGGAACGGCCGACCTGGGCGCGGAACTGAACGAAGCGATGAAGGGCATCGCGGACGCCAACCCGGACTTGGCGAGCGCGCTTCCCCGTGGATACGGCAACATTCCCAACGACACGCTGCGCGAAATCCTGCGCCTCCTCGCGCCTCTGAAGATCGAGGGCGACGCATACGGCCTCATCTTCGAGTATTTCATGGGCGAGTTCGCCTCGTCCTTCATGCAAAAAGGCGGCGAGTATTTCACGCCCGCATCCATCGTGAAGCTCATCGTCGAAGTGATCGAGCCGTTTCACGGCGCGATCCTCGACCCGGCCTGCGGCTCCGGCGGCATGTTCGTCCATTCGGCGGAGTTCGTCCGCCGCCATCACAAGGCACCCGCGAGCGAAATCGCGGTTTTCGGCGTCGAGAAGATGTCGGACACGCTCCGTCTGTGCCGCATGAACCTGGCGGTTCACGGGCTTTCGGGCGACATCCGCGAGGCGAACTCGTATTACGACGACCCGCACAAGCTCATCGGCAAGTTCGACTTCGTCATGGCCAATCCGCCATTCAACCAGCCGGAGGTCGATCAGAAGCGCCTCGTCAACGACGCCGGGAAGGTGGACGCCCGCTTCCCGCTCGGGCTGCCCTCGGTCAACAATGCGAACTACCTCTGGATCAATCAGTTCTTCGCAGCTCTGAACGCCACAGGCCGCGCCGGTTTCGTCATGGCCAACAGCGCAAGCGACGCGGGCGGCAGCGAGCGGGAAATCCGCAGGAAGTTGATCGACAGCGGCGCCGTCGACTGCATCGTCGCCGTCGGCCCAAACATGTTTTACACCGTCACCTTGCCGGTAACGCTATGGTTCCTCGACAAGGGGAAGGCCACCGGCAAACGCGCGGACGAGGTGCTGTTCATCGACGCCCGGCATCTGTTCCGGCAAGAGACGCGGGCACACCGCGTCTTCGATCCCGAGCACATTGATTTTCTCGGAAATATCGTCCGCCTTTGGCGCGGGAAGGACATTCAAGTCGGGCCAAGCGCGGCGCTGATCAAGGAGGCCTTCCCACAAACTCAGTACCGCGACGTGCCGGGACTGTGCCGCGTCGCAACGCGCAAGGAAATCGAAGCCGAAGGCTGGAGCCTGAGCCCCGGACGCTACGTCGGCCTCGCGCCCGGTCAGAAGCAGGACGACCACGAATTTCGAGAGAAATGGCACACGTTGCGGGATGAACTTGAAAAGCTGAACGCGGAGGCTGAAAGGCTTCAAGCTATTATTAATAAACGAACTTTGGAGCTAATGAACGTATGA
- a CDS encoding helix-turn-helix domain-containing protein, which produces MTKVAGKAGRELQSAVARSKTAAVSECHVFSLLTPPMRGPAPALNTFPPAYLRPAAAAEHIGVSLRQLQIWIDEGKIRPPYSAGRMKVFERSRLETDMAALVGHVVESETEKGFSIWESLHSKASNTSGERKAGTGKNTSTMKSRAKSGSRCAVQ; this is translated from the coding sequence ATGACAAAAGTAGCGGGAAAAGCTGGGAGGGAGTTGCAAAGCGCCGTGGCCCGCAGTAAGACTGCGGCAGTCTCAGAGTGCCACGTTTTTAGTTTACTCACGCCGCCCATGCGCGGCCCGGCACCTGCCTTGAATACATTCCCCCCGGCATACCTGCGCCCCGCTGCGGCGGCCGAACATATCGGCGTGTCGCTGCGCCAACTCCAAATCTGGATCGATGAAGGAAAAATCCGCCCGCCGTATTCGGCCGGGCGCATGAAGGTTTTCGAGCGCTCGCGGCTCGAAACTGACATGGCCGCGCTCGTCGGCCATGTCGTGGAAAGTGAAACGGAAAAAGGATTTAGCATATGGGAAAGCCTGCACAGCAAAGCTTCAAATACGTCCGGCGAAAGAAAGGCCGGAACGGGAAAGAACACCTCTACTATGAAGAGCCGGGCAAAGAGCGGGTCGCGCTGCGCGGTCCAATAG
- a CDS encoding tyrosine-type recombinase/integrase has protein sequence MSRLAAVYGDGDIRSMKRGDIVRMTEKLASGPEGARSLLKLTQQLVKLAIDLGWRDDNPVRDISRPRIKTDGRHCWTEAEIAAYRKRWDVGTRQRLALELLLQTGQRKGDVVRLSREHVKGGRLKLTQEKTHVCVDAAIKPELLKIIAATVTGVQTLLVSTKGTPYGTKAFCGVFRAWCDEAGLPPECSAHGLRKAFARRMAEAGATAHEIMAAGP, from the coding sequence ATGTCGCGCTTGGCCGCCGTATATGGCGATGGCGACATCCGCAGCATGAAGCGCGGCGACATAGTTCGCATGACCGAAAAGCTCGCCAGCGGCCCGGAAGGCGCGCGAAGCCTTCTCAAGCTGACCCAACAATTAGTAAAGCTTGCGATTGATCTCGGCTGGCGCGACGACAACCCGGTGCGGGACATTTCCCGGCCGCGCATCAAGACGGACGGACGGCACTGCTGGACGGAGGCCGAGATTGCCGCATACCGCAAGCGGTGGGACGTCGGAACGCGGCAGCGGCTGGCGTTAGAGCTTCTTCTGCAAACGGGGCAGCGGAAGGGAGACGTGGTTCGCCTGTCCCGCGAGCATGTAAAAGGCGGGCGGCTGAAACTGACGCAGGAAAAGACGCACGTTTGCGTCGACGCGGCGATCAAGCCGGAACTGCTCAAGATCATCGCGGCAACCGTTACGGGCGTGCAGACCTTGCTCGTCTCAACGAAGGGCACGCCCTATGGCACGAAAGCGTTCTGCGGCGTCTTCCGGGCTTGGTGCGACGAGGCCGGGCTGCCGCCCGAATGCTCGGCGCACGGGTTGCGCAAAGCGTTCGCGCGGCGCATGGCCGAAGCGGGCGCAACGGCGCACGAAATTATGGCTGCTGGACCTTGA
- a CDS encoding RluA family pseudouridine synthase — MTSDEFSPARYEASEDDAGVRLDRFLASRIETQSRVRLQELIRAGHVVRLAAGRDAETSTDPSAKVRLGDTFEVTTPPAENYAVEGEAIELNVVYEDASLIVIDKPAGLVVHPGAGNPNGTLVNALIAHCGDSLSGIGGVTRPGIVHRLDKNTSGLMVVAKTDKAHRSLSAQFADHGRTGALRREYLALVWGEPQPTSGRIEARIARHAGSRIKMAVVRNGGREAATIYATERVFRLGNVESQSAAMGKWNKTATLSVLRCKLETGRTHQVRVHLAHIGVPLVGDSVYGAGFRTKALALPDEAARNFACAERQALHAAGLRFEHPSSRKVLSFESPLPEDIAQLCNALERFDAKLSKN; from the coding sequence ATGACGAGCGACGAATTTTCTCCCGCCCGCTATGAAGCTTCAGAAGACGACGCGGGCGTGCGCCTCGATCGCTTTCTCGCGAGCCGGATAGAGACACAAAGCCGGGTTCGCCTGCAAGAGCTTATTCGCGCTGGGCACGTGGTGCGCCTGGCGGCGGGGCGCGATGCCGAGACCTCGACAGATCCGAGCGCGAAGGTGCGTCTCGGCGATACGTTCGAAGTCACGACGCCGCCCGCCGAGAATTACGCCGTCGAGGGCGAGGCCATCGAACTCAACGTCGTTTACGAGGATGCCAGCCTGATCGTGATCGACAAACCGGCGGGCCTCGTCGTGCATCCCGGCGCGGGAAATCCGAATGGGACGCTCGTCAACGCGCTGATCGCACATTGCGGCGACAGCCTTTCCGGCATCGGCGGGGTTACGCGGCCGGGCATCGTGCATCGGCTCGACAAGAACACCAGCGGGCTGATGGTCGTCGCGAAGACGGACAAGGCGCATCGCAGTCTGTCGGCGCAGTTCGCCGATCACGGCCGGACGGGCGCGTTGCGCCGCGAATATCTGGCGCTGGTGTGGGGAGAGCCACAGCCCACATCCGGGCGGATCGAGGCGCGGATCGCGCGGCATGCGGGATCGCGGATCAAGATGGCGGTGGTGCGCAATGGCGGGCGCGAGGCTGCCACGATTTACGCAACCGAGCGCGTCTTCCGGCTTGGAAATGTAGAAAGCCAGAGCGCGGCAATGGGGAAGTGGAACAAAACGGCCACGCTGAGTGTCCTTAGATGCAAACTGGAAACGGGCCGCACTCATCAGGTGCGGGTGCATCTCGCGCATATCGGCGTCCCCCTGGTAGGAGATTCCGTTTATGGCGCAGGCTTTAGAACAAAAGCGCTCGCCCTCCCGGACGAAGCAGCAAGGAATTTTGCGTGTGCGGAGAGACAGGCGCTTCACGCCGCGGGCTTAAGGTTCGAACATCCTTCGTCACGGAAGGTTCTATCTTTCGAGAGCCCGTTGCCTGAAGACATCGCGCAATTGTGTAACGCTCTTGAAAGGTTCGATGCAAAACTGTCCAAGAATTAA
- the rpoH gene encoding RNA polymerase sigma factor RpoH, translated as MSSLPSVAASGGLARYLEEIRRFPMLEPQQEYMLAKRWQEHEDAKAAQKLVTSHLRLVARIAMGYRGYGLPIGEVISEGNVGLMQAVKRFDPDKGFRLATYAMWWIRAAIQEYILRSWSLVKMGTTASQKKLFFNLRKAKSQLQALEEGDLRPDQVKTIATNLGVPEEDVVSMNRRLGGDASLNAPLRADSESGEWQDWLVDEGPNQETQLAESEELSRRREYLGAAMDSLNERERRIFTARRLADDPLTLEELSSEFNVSRERIRQIEVRAFEKVQKAVQKAALKAEAPRSPVSGGGMPAFSASAAQ; from the coding sequence ATGAGTTCATTGCCGTCAGTCGCTGCAAGTGGTGGCCTCGCCCGCTATCTCGAAGAGATTCGGCGTTTCCCGATGCTTGAGCCTCAGCAAGAATACATGCTCGCCAAACGTTGGCAAGAGCACGAAGACGCCAAGGCCGCGCAGAAGCTCGTTACGTCGCACCTTCGCCTTGTGGCGCGCATCGCCATGGGCTATCGAGGCTACGGATTGCCCATCGGTGAGGTCATCTCCGAAGGCAATGTCGGGCTGATGCAGGCCGTCAAGCGCTTCGATCCAGACAAGGGCTTCCGCCTTGCCACCTACGCTATGTGGTGGATACGCGCTGCCATTCAAGAATATATTCTGCGCTCGTGGAGCCTCGTGAAGATGGGCACCACGGCGAGCCAGAAGAAGCTTTTCTTCAACCTGCGCAAGGCGAAGAGCCAGTTGCAAGCGCTGGAGGAAGGAGATCTTCGTCCCGATCAGGTCAAGACCATCGCGACTAACCTCGGCGTGCCGGAAGAGGACGTCGTGTCGATGAATCGCCGTCTTGGTGGCGACGCTTCGCTCAACGCTCCGCTGCGCGCCGACTCTGAAAGCGGCGAGTGGCAGGATTGGCTCGTGGACGAGGGTCCGAATCAGGAGACGCAACTCGCCGAAAGCGAGGAGTTGAGCCGCCGCCGCGAATATCTCGGAGCGGCGATGGATAGTCTGAACGAGCGCGAACGCCGCATCTTCACAGCGCGTCGCCTCGCCGACGATCCGCTCACACTTGAAGAGCTTTCGTCCGAGTTCAACGTGAGCCGCGAGCGCATCCGGCAGATCGAGGTGCGCGCGTTCGAAAAGGTGCAGAAGGCGGTGCAAAAGGCTGCCCTCAAGGCCGAAGCACCGCGCAGCCCGGTTTCCGGCGGCGGTATGCCAGCGTTCTCGGCTTCCGCTGCACAATAA
- the aceB gene encoding malate synthase A, with amino-acid sequence MSTAPILHLAIPDGMKITGPIEPGYDRVLTGPALEFIGELHRRFEPRRRELMEARGVRQAAWDSGALPDFLPETKKIREVDWTIAGIPDDLTDRRVEITGPTTRKMIINALNSGAKVFMADCEDSLSPTWANVVEGQINLADYWRGNIDFTEEDTGKSYAVGPNPAVLMVRPRGWHLVERHVTVDKQPVAGALFDFGLYFFHNAQAALAKGSGPYFYLPKMESHLEARLWNEVFLFAEEHLQLRTGTIKSTVLIETLPAVFEMHEILYELRDHIVGLNCGRWDYIFSYIKTLRTKPDRILPDRGQVVMSKAFLKAYAELLIQTCHRRGAFAMGGMSAFIPNRRDPEVNDKALAAVREDKLREVTYGHDGTWVAHPDLVPVALAVFDEHMPKKNQLSKLREDVAVGQRELLQPHDGTRTEEGLRVNTRVGIQYIEAWLRGNGAVPLYNLMEDAATAEISRTQNWQWLHHGATLEDGRKVTPELIEAIISDEMLKLHEKLGAYYESGRFPEAIALFRDLVMSGELNAFLTLPAYKLIE; translated from the coding sequence ATGTCCACTGCCCCGATCCTGCACCTGGCCATTCCCGACGGCATGAAGATCACGGGTCCGATCGAACCTGGCTATGACCGGGTGCTGACCGGCCCCGCGCTCGAATTCATCGGCGAGTTGCATCGCCGCTTCGAGCCTCGGCGGCGCGAGCTTATGGAGGCGCGCGGCGTACGTCAGGCGGCGTGGGACAGCGGCGCGTTGCCTGATTTTCTGCCGGAGACGAAGAAGATCCGCGAGGTGGACTGGACCATCGCGGGCATCCCGGACGACCTGACCGACCGGCGCGTGGAAATCACCGGGCCGACGACGCGCAAGATGATCATCAACGCGCTGAACTCGGGCGCGAAGGTGTTCATGGCCGATTGCGAAGACTCGTTGTCGCCGACCTGGGCGAACGTCGTCGAAGGCCAGATCAACCTCGCCGATTACTGGCGCGGCAACATCGATTTCACCGAGGAAGACACCGGCAAATCCTATGCAGTGGGGCCGAACCCTGCCGTGCTGATGGTGCGCCCGCGCGGCTGGCACCTCGTCGAGCGTCATGTGACGGTGGACAAGCAACCGGTTGCGGGCGCGCTTTTCGACTTCGGCCTCTATTTCTTTCACAACGCGCAAGCCGCGCTGGCGAAGGGCAGCGGCCCTTACTTCTACCTCCCGAAGATGGAGAGCCACCTCGAAGCGCGCCTCTGGAACGAGGTGTTCCTGTTCGCCGAGGAGCACCTGCAACTCCGCACCGGCACCATCAAATCAACGGTTCTGATCGAGACGTTACCGGCCGTCTTCGAAATGCACGAAATTCTCTACGAGCTTCGTGACCATATCGTCGGCCTCAATTGCGGTCGCTGGGACTACATCTTTTCATACATCAAGACGCTGCGCACGAAGCCAGATCGCATCCTGCCCGACCGCGGTCAGGTGGTGATGAGCAAGGCATTCCTCAAAGCCTATGCCGAGCTGCTGATCCAGACATGTCACCGGCGCGGCGCATTCGCCATGGGCGGCATGTCGGCGTTCATCCCGAACCGCCGCGACCCCGAAGTGAACGACAAGGCGCTTGCCGCCGTTCGCGAGGACAAACTACGCGAGGTCACCTACGGCCATGACGGCACGTGGGTGGCGCATCCCGATCTCGTGCCGGTCGCGCTCGCCGTATTTGACGAGCACATGCCGAAAAAGAACCAGCTTTCGAAGCTGCGCGAAGATGTCGCAGTGGGACAGAGGGAGCTGCTCCAGCCCCACGACGGCACGCGCACCGAGGAGGGGCTTCGCGTCAACACGCGCGTCGGCATTCAATATATCGAGGCATGGCTGCGCGGGAATGGCGCGGTGCCTTTGTATAATCTGATGGAAGACGCAGCGACGGCCGAGATTTCGCGCACGCAGAATTGGCAATGGCTGCATCATGGCGCGACGCTGGAAGATGGCCGCAAGGTCACGCCCGAGCTGATCGAAGCGATCATCTCCGATGAGATGCTGAAGCTTCACGAAAAGCTTGGCGCGTACTACGAGAGCGGGCGTTTCCCGGAAGCGATCGCCTTGTTTCGCGACCTCGTCATGAGCGGGGAACTCAATGCGTTCCTGACGCTTCCTGCTTACAAACTGATCGAATGA